Below is a genomic region from Methanolobus sediminis.
CACTGTTAAGGCGTGAGACCCTTTGGGACAAAAGATCTTCAAATGCAGGAATTGCGGCAGATATACTTTGGAGGCTGTCTGCCCGAAATGTGGATCTGATACATTCAGGCCACAACCTGCAAGATTTTCCCCACTGGACCCTTACGGCAAATATCGCAGGATAGCAAGAAGGGAGGGTAACCTGTGAAGGAAATAGAAGTAATACACATAAAAGAAGATGTGGAGCTTAACAATCCGGTACTTATAGTGGGCCTGCCAGGAGTAGGACACGTAGGAAAACTTGTTGCTGAACATCTGGTGGAAGAGCTTGAAGCAGAAAAACTTCTGGAGATATATTCACATCATTTCCCACCTCAGGTTCTTGTTGATGAAAACAGCGAAATACAGCTTGTGAACAACGAGATGTTTGTTTGCCACACGGAAAAACACGATATTATTGCGCTAATAGGTGACCATCAGAGTTCTTCAACTGAAGGTCATTACAAACTTTGTACTGTTTACCTTGATCTTGCAATGGAATTCGGAATTAAGAGAATATACACTCTTGGAGGATTCCCAACAGGACAACTTACTTATTCTGACGAAGTACTTGGAGCTGTCAATAACATCGATCTTATTGATGAACTTAAAGAATACGGAGTCAACTTCAAGGAGAACGAACCAGGAGGCGGAATTGTAGGAGCATCTGGCCTTTTGCTGGGACTCAGCAGATTCAAGAACATAGATGCAGCTTGCCTCATGGGACTTACATCAGGATATCTTGTAGATCCGAAGAGTGCACAATCACTCCTCAAAGTCATATGCAGGATATTTGACATTGACATCGACGTTGGTCCACTTGAAGAG
It encodes:
- a CDS encoding proteasome assembly chaperone family protein yields the protein MKEIEVIHIKEDVELNNPVLIVGLPGVGHVGKLVAEHLVEELEAEKLLEIYSHHFPPQVLVDENSEIQLVNNEMFVCHTEKHDIIALIGDHQSSSTEGHYKLCTVYLDLAMEFGIKRIYTLGGFPTGQLTYSDEVLGAVNNIDLIDELKEYGVNFKENEPGGGIVGASGLLLGLSRFKNIDAACLMGLTSGYLVDPKSAQSLLKVICRIFDIDIDVGPLEERAKEMEKIVARLKEVEQQQKGMPEMSTVKDEDLRYIG
- a CDS encoding RNA-protein complex protein Nop10, with the protein product MGQKIFKCRNCGRYTLEAVCPKCGSDTFRPQPARFSPLDPYGKYRRIARREGNL